The Virgibacillus siamensis sequence ATAAAGGACGCTAACGATGTATTGCAGTTAGGACAGTCGATTGACCGATTCGGATCGGAACATCACGAGTTATTCATGCTTAAACAAGAATTAGAAGTCTGTCTTGAACAGGTGGACGAGTACGAGGTTGCCAAGAAATTCGTTAAGTATACGCAAAATAAAATGATACGGGCTGAAATGGCTGATTATCTAGCAGAACGGTGGAACAAATCAAAATCACTTGTATTAGATTACATGGAAACAGAAGAAGCAACCATCGACAAAGAAAAAGACTTACAAAGTTTCAGCGACATTAGAGATAAATTTAAGAAACAAGCATTAGAAGGTGTAGCAGCAAAGGTTTTTTTTAACTTACAAAAACCGGACGAAAAAGTTAAAGGAATGAAAAAGACAGAAGTTGCTTATATGTTAGGTCGAGCCGGTTCAGGTAAAACTACTTTTGTATTAAATTTCATCCACAATATTGTTTTTAAACAAGAAAAAAATGTGATGTTCAACTCTTTGGAATTAGACGGAGCAAACATAGCACCACAGCTATTACAAATACATTTCGACCAAACAGAAGAAGAAGTCACGAAAATGGTATTAAATGACGAGCCGGCACTTGAACCGATTTACGAGAAGTTAGACAGACATTTTAAAACAGTTGACCGAAGCGGGCAAAGTCTCCAGGATGTAGAAAATTATGCTTTAATGTGCAAAGAAGCAGGTGAACCATTAGACGTTATATTCATTGACTATTTCAGTTATTTAAAGCGTCCGATGCGTAACAGTAGCTATGAAGAGTTTTCAGCTATTGCCCGTGAAATTAAGCAAATGGCGAAACGGTTAAATGTTTTGGTATTCGTATTAGCGCAAACAAACAGAAGTGGTACAGATGGAAGCGAACCTTTGACAATGGATGCAGCTAGAGATACAGGGGCGATCGAGGAAAGCGGGGATTATGTATTAGGTGTATACAGGCCCGCAGCAAAGGCAGAAGTGACAGAAGAAGAAAAACAAGCGAATCCAGACTTTGAACATGAGTATTTCTTGCAGTACCTAAAAAACAGGTGGGGTGGAGTAGGGAAGGATAAACTACACTTTGACCCAAAAACGAAACGGATCACAGACTTTAAGGATTACAAAAAAAGAGTATATTATGGGAGGGCGAAATAATGGCTTTTAGAAGAACAGTCGAGGATAAAAATTATAACGTGATTGGTGTACGGAAGGAAACGGCGAACTCATTTCAAGTGATATTCGATAATTACGAAGAAGAATTTTGGATTGAATTGGACAGAAACGGAATAAACGATCTTATAAAAGCGATAGAAGATGTTAAACAAGAACAATATTATTAGGAGTGATAACATGACAGAATTAGAAACGGAATTTATTTATTTTCGCAAGATGCTAAAAGATAAATTTGAAATAGGGGAACTAGATTCAGATACATTGGATCGGTGCATAAAACAGATTTACGTATTAGGATATGCAGAAGGTAAAAATAAAATGAAAAAACTTTATAATTCTAGTTGACAACCATTCTACTAACCTGTATAATAGGTACTAGATTAAGAGAGGGAGGTTATCCGGTGTATGACGTGGAACAAACAGCAACAACAATCAGAGATGCGATCCGAGACATACCGAAAACATACGAATACAACGAGAAGGACATAAAAAGGCTAGACCAAGAAACACAGGATTTGCTACACTTAGCGGAACTGACGAATTTTAACGCATTCGAGGGTTATAGCATTGCGAAGGAAATTCAAAGCGTGAGACAAGCCCGCAGACAGCTTAAAGACGAAAATGAGATGTTAGTAGAACTACATTCTATCATGAAAGAGTTACAACCATACTTAAAGGATTTGAACAAATCACTTGGCAACATACGCCAGATTAAGAAAAAACACGCAGTCAGGACATACCGATGCAGGGAACGCAAGGACTTACAAGGGAGGATAAGCGGATAATGGATAACAAATTCAAATTCAAACACAGAATGAGCGACACAACTTATTACGCTGAACGAGAAGGCGAAGAAGTAAAAGTAACAGGCGGGGATGGCGGAGAAATAAATTTTAAATTAGAAGCAGCAAGACAATTCGTATCAGATGGTGACTGGACAATCATCCCAGACAATTACGAAGAAACAGGCAAGGAAATAGGTAAGCTAGTAGAAAGCAAGCAAAAACAATATGGCGATAGTTTCGGAAAATCAGGAGACTTTCTCAAGATTTTGTACCCTGACGGAATACAACCCGATCAATACAAGGATATGCTAGCAGTAGTTAGGATATTCGATAAACAGATGCGGATTGCTAACGGGAATCAGGGAGAAGAAAATGCTTTCAGAGATATTGCAGGTTATTCGCTGTTGAGCGTGGGTAAGTCATGACCGGTGTACCTAAACCCAATCATAAGCGCAGGAAACCGAAAAGCAAAGAACGCAACCGAATCAAGCCGGAAGAATATGATAAGGCATTAGAATATTGGGGCGGTTCATGTTTCTGTCAGAATCCGTTTGTTGAGATGCATCACGTTTATTTTCGCAGCAAAGGCGGTCGTGGAACATGGCGCAATTTACACCCTTTATGTCCTACACATCATCGCAACGCACATGAGGATGACGGATTCAGACGACATTTAGAAGTAATGCACAAACGTAAATTCGGAAATCACTACTGGATGGACGAGCACGATCTATATGAAAATGGATTAATCGAAGAACCAACCAAATCAAATATGGAATACTATTTCAATACACAGGAGGAATTATAATGATTAACAATACTACACTTGTTGGACGACTAACTAAGGATTGTGATTTAAGATATTCTCAAAATGGGAAGGCTATTGCAAATTTTAACTTAGCAGTCAACAGGCAATTTAAAAACCAAAACGGAGAACGCGAAGCCGATTTTATAAACATTGTACAATTCGGAAAGGGCGCAGAAGTAACAGCACAATATGTAGGTAAAGGAAGTCAAGTAGGAGTAACCGGACGTATTCAGACACGTAATTACGAAAACAACGAAGGAAAGCGCATTTATGTAACTGAGGTAGTCGCTGAACAAGTTGCCTTTCTGGATTCAAAAGGAGACAACAAACCGAAACAGGAGCAAAAGCCTTTTGGCGGTGCTGAAGAAGTCGATATGAATGATAGCCTGCCATTTTGATTAGGTGGTGTAGAATGATAGACTATACAAAAGCAAGCGACAATCAACTAATCAACATATTCCTTTACGATAAAACATGTCCGGTAGACTATTTTGCCGGACTAGTAAAGGAAATAAATAGTAGACAATTAGTAGATGTATATGCTACAATGGAATTACGATATAGAAAGATGGCACAAATGAAAGATAAGTATTATCACAAATACGATTATCTCAGGCGGTCAAAGCAAAACAAAGAAGTAATAGAACAACTAGAGTTACATAATACTAGATTGCAAGCAGAAGTAAACACATTAAGGCGGAAACTAAGGAGGGCGGGAATTGGCACTAACCATCAAAGAACGAATACAAGCTAAGAACAACGGATTAACCGAAGTTTGCGTAATAAGCAGAATACGCAGGGGATGGAACAGACAAACAGCATTAACTGCACCGAAACGAACGAAACAGCCACGGTCCGAGTGGTGTGAAATAGCAATAAAAAACGGAATATCAGAAAGACTTTTCAATCAGCGAATAGATGCATTAGGATTTACACAGGAAGAAGCAGCGACCACCCCAAAAGGCGGAAGGAGGAACAGCCTGAAAAAGTGGATAGAACTAGCGGAACAAAACGGAATAAGCAAACCAACATTTGACAAGAGAATGTATGCACTGGATTGGGATAAAGAGAAAGCAGCAACCGAACCATTACACACGGAAAGGAGAAAGAACAAATGAAAACATATGCAGTATACTTAGGGGATCACTTTCAATGCATGGGAACAATGGTAGAATGTGCGAGGTATTTAAAAATTACACCAGGCTCATTACGAAACATAAGAAAACACGGACAAGATAAGCCGTATGACCACAGCTATTTCTTTGTAGACGTAACAGACGCTTTGCAGGATGACCCATATTTAAATTTAAATGCAAATGTAGGATGTGAATCTAATAACTTTTTCTAGGAGGGG is a genomic window containing:
- a CDS encoding single-stranded DNA-binding protein → MINNTTLVGRLTKDCDLRYSQNGKAIANFNLAVNRQFKNQNGEREADFINIVQFGKGAEVTAQYVGKGSQVGVTGRIQTRNYENNEGKRIYVTEVVAEQVAFLDSKGDNKPKQEQKPFGGAEEVDMNDSLPF
- a CDS encoding DnaB-like helicase C-terminal domain-containing protein, which produces MQNNFEIIKDKVQLFGVLDDELDLKKSGRVYKTNCPFHDERTPSFTYFPETDTYHCFGCGSGGTVVDYVMQRESIKEPYEAVEYMADKHNIQLAGFDKEVIKRKKDIVKKNRSTALEHYKNVKQAESFLLDRGFNQETIKKFGIGFNMQANAITIPYLDTYGNVVGETYRNLDDDKPKYVNSKEDDVFKKSELLFGLDKARKHIKDKVFISEGYFDAIALYQMGYKESVAFCGSYLTDGQANLLSKYMTKRTKIYLIPDNDKTGLKNVSRNIKTLRTKVSNPISVIRFPDGIKDANDVLQLGQSIDRFGSEHHELFMLKQELEVCLEQVDEYEVAKKFVKYTQNKMIRAEMADYLAERWNKSKSLVLDYMETEEATIDKEKDLQSFSDIRDKFKKQALEGVAAKVFFNLQKPDEKVKGMKKTEVAYMLGRAGSGKTTFVLNFIHNIVFKQEKNVMFNSLELDGANIAPQLLQIHFDQTEEEVTKMVLNDEPALEPIYEKLDRHFKTVDRSGQSLQDVENYALMCKEAGEPLDVIFIDYFSYLKRPMRNSSYEEFSAIAREIKQMAKRLNVLVFVLAQTNRSGTDGSEPLTMDAARDTGAIEESGDYVLGVYRPAAKAEVTEEEKQANPDFEHEYFLQYLKNRWGGVGKDKLHFDPKTKRITDFKDYKKRVYYGRAK
- a CDS encoding HNH endonuclease, which codes for MTGVPKPNHKRRKPKSKERNRIKPEEYDKALEYWGGSCFCQNPFVEMHHVYFRSKGGRGTWRNLHPLCPTHHRNAHEDDGFRRHLEVMHKRKFGNHYWMDEHDLYENGLIEEPTKSNMEYYFNTQEEL